The genome window CTATATGTTGTCAACATTGTATTAGGGTTAACAACTGATCATCCGTCAAATATTGTTTTCGACCAATCAACTTCGTGTGAACCTTCAAAATTCTATAGAATGACTTGTCCCAATTAGTTATAAAAGTTACCTAATTCCAATTCATAATTGGAAACATAGTTATTGGCTAATTGCTATCCAACCATCACAGCACTTGGAACACCGGTAAACAAAATTAATCAAAGGTTTAGTTCTAGAAAAGAAATGTGCATTGTCTCAAGATTACAATTAAAGCATGCCATGTTTCGAAGTCACAATACGCTATCAATTGAATGCATCACTTAACAAACTAAAACAAGCAAGTCACCAGAAATTAGACAACAAAAGGCATATTGTTAAAGATCATAGCATCGACATAATATCCCACAACATATAGTTTTCCAACATGTAACCATGCAAGTAAACTAACATTCAAGCCTAAAACCAAGAAATGCAGATTCCATCTTATGTTACCTTGAGTTGAAACTTCTTGAGAAACTCCTCAGTGCAGTCAGGGCCCCAAAGCAAACCAATGCCTCTCTCTTCATTCAAAGAAAGGCCGGGATCCATGGAGGGATCTGACCATAGCACGTCACCAGGAATCAAGTTTGAACCCATCCACGGAGGATTAAGAACCGATCTTTGAGccttcttcaattcttcaaacGTGCCAAGAGACAATTTACTGCTCAGTTCAGGAACGAAAGAtattttcctcctcttctttccCTTTGATCTCTTGGGGTATGCAACCATGCTGCGAAACAGCCCACCATGAGCAGTGTATACGTATTTCCCGATAATGGATGTCAAAGGGAGACGTTTAAAGCACTCGAGACATTTTTGGTACACATCCTTCCCTTTGTCTCCTCCATACTTTGTCAACACTTCCTTTTCAAATCCGTAAACGGAAGTGCAGTATTTCGATTCGTGATTTCCTCTAAGAAGATAAACGCTCTTGGGCAAAAACACCTTCCAAGCCAATAAAATCAAGAAGGTTTCGATCCCCCAAGCCCCTCTATCAACATAATCGCCATTGAAGATGTATAATCGATTTTCTGAAGGAAATCCAGCATCATTTAGAAGGAAAAGGAGATCGTGCAGCTGACCGTGAATGTCTCCAACAACGACAACAGTGGATTCCATACCTAACTGGTCGACGGCAATGCAATTTGCCTCTTTGTGGAGGATATTGAAGGCGCAGAGGACCAAGCTATCAAAAACCTCCATAGGAAATACATCCGGAAATTGGTTTGGTTCaagatttctagaagcccaatcGAAAGTGGACATTAGGTTCCGAACCCATTCAAGGCTGAGCGTTCCGTCAGGCGGCCAGAAAATTGGGGTTTCAGGTGGCGGCGGCAAGGACAATGGGTTGTCTTTGGATTCAGAGTTTTTGACAAAGGAAGACGATGAACCGAAGACCAGCGGCAGTGCTACTCGTCCTGCAACGTCTTGAGCAGCTGCTGGTTCTGCAACGTCTTGAGTTGCAGATGTAGATGGAACAGGTGTTGCTGGTTCTGCAACATCTTGAGCTGCTGCTGGTTCTGCAACGTCTTGAGTTGCAGATGCGGATGAAACAGGTGCTGCTGGGTCTGcaatgttttgggttgtagaTGCAGATGGAACAGGTGTTGCTGGTTCTGCTtgagctgctgctgctgttgctgcaATTTCTGCCTCAGACCCTAACCGAAATACAAATTAAATGTGAATTTTATGAATATTGATACAAATAAATCTCCTTGCCACACAAAGAATCCAAGGATGAGAAATAATAGTGCACGACTCACACTTGATTTTTAAGAGAGTTGAAATTACATACTTTGTCTATTCATATCATTCAGATATATCAACAGCCGGATTATCTAAATATAACTATATACCATTATATTCCACACTAGCAAAACAGCAATTCCATTTTAATTCTATCATGCATATATATTCATTTAACTCTCAGCACAATATGTTTTAGTTGCTGAAAAATTATTAAGCGACCGGCCTCAAAGTCATTTGGAAGCACTTAGATTGTCTTGGCTTTAAACGATGCTTATACATAATATTCTTTCATCACCGCATTTCTATACGTATGTACATGCACATATAAGTTTCTAAAATTATGTTAAGCTTttcaaataaatttttataCATGAACTCATCCGGGAATTTGCAGCATACATAGTAACACAGAGTGTCTTCTTCCAGCATCAATTTTATATGCACATGAATATTTAAATGACACTTGATTGAACGAGTTATAGGTTTTGGGCTGCCCGAGTACCTTGCAAAATTGACCGGACTTGCTCAAATGCCTCGTAAAATTTACAAGCACAACGCAGATTAGACTGTGAAATAGGCTCCATGATGGCTAGAAGACGTGCTATGCGCTACATAAACAATAtgcatataaatatttattattcACAATAATAATTAAGTACTTTTAAAGGTTCGTTTAAGTAATTACCTGATGTGGATCATTTATGTCATGTGGCCGTATGGCAGCAGACCTATGATCAGGGTGATGCACGTATGGATGGGTGATTTTACGATACCATGAGTGGTACCCAGGATCACAATCTGATGGGGCTATAACCTCCCTGCTAAGGTTTTCTGGTCCCAATAGGTGATATTCACGCCTTTGCCAAATCCCATCAAAGTACGTATGCACAACCTTGTACATTTTTGTATCAGTGCTCCGTTGAACTCGAGAAGGGGTATATGTCATTCGGGGAATTGTCTGAACAAGGCTAAACTGTCGTAGAACCCTATCAACATAATAAGGCTCCACAATATCCACACACTTGAGGAGACCAGTATAGAATGTCATCTTTGGTAAAGAATGATGTCCTCTCTGACCATGATATGGATCCCAGACAACCTCATTATCATGCATAAGATCGAGTCGTTGTCGCATTGCCTGCAAATGCTGTAAAGATAACCCTGCATCCTTTCGTGGGGTCCAACGGCGCACACGCGGCTGATCCTCTAAGTAATGAACGTTAACATGGGGAGTAGCAATCTTGTGAAAATGCTCGTAGATCCATGCCTCTAGTAAAGTCAAATATCCAGAAATTTGCCTACATCCAAGTCTAGAAGCAAGTCCTAATTGCCGATACAAGTACGCTAATGCTGCTGCGCCCCACGCATACCCCCCAACACTATTCAAGTCCCGTAGAAAATGCAAGTAAATGAGAGATATCCTATTCCCTGTTTTATCCGCAAAGAGTGTGCAACCTAATAGATATAATAGGTAACCCCTTGCTGCATGCTCTATAAATTCAGGAGACTCATCATCAGATACTTTGTGAAATCTCTGCCTTAACCATTCAAGTGTAACCGCACTACCACTGAAGCGACCCATCTCAGCTCGTGCCTCATCATCGGTAACTCCTAATGCAGTGACAAATAAATCATGGCACTGACTAGCTAGGACAGAGTTGTCCAATTCATCATCACAAACAGATACAGAGTTACCATCCACTGGAATTCCTAGTATGTTGGACACATCATCTAATGTGATTGTCAACTCACCAAATGGTAGATGGAAAGTATTTGTCTCGGGTTGCCATCTCTCACAGAATGCGGATACAACAATTTTATTAGATGTCCTATATGAGCAATCAATAAGCGGTCGCAACCCTGAGCTATCAATATATCTCCAAAACTTGCAGTTAGAAACTGATGGGTCAAATTTCCATGCTTGAAGCTTACAAGTGTGATTGAACACCCTAAGGGGTTCACGTTCCTACAAGCACAAATATGAATTACCAATGATCCTCAAAACATATGCATAATATGATGAAGTAAAAATTAGATTAACATCATACCACATTATGCCAAATAGCAGCAGCTACATGACTTGGGAAGCTCCTAAGTACCCTCGGATCCTCTGGGCCTCCCGGAAATGGACCCTTCAAAATCTTGTCTCCCCATACAGTCGTTTGAGAATCTAGCTGTGCACCATCTGTGGAGGTTTTCCGTTTCCTTTTCGAGGAAGTGGGCCTCTTACCACTAGAATCTTCAGCATCCATATGGACAGTATCCCCGCACTTCCGTCGTATGCAACAACCCAGAAGCTGCAAACAACAGAGAAGCCGAAAATTAATCCCCTTCTCTAATTCTCATTCACTGATTCACAAACTCTGATGCAAGCCAATTAATCCCCTGCCCTTCTAATTTCTCCAAAATTGAAACCTTAAAGCGAAAATAAGTGTTTGTTTGGATGtccttttaaaatgactgaaaacgcttTTAATGATAATGTTTTTGTAACCAATTCTTTGTAAAAATAAGTAAATTCTGAAAAATGACTTAAAAGTGCTTCTTGCATAAAGCTCTAAAAGAGTTTTTAgcaattttaaaagcacatccaaataaGCTCTAAATCCGCAAATCCCCAattttacaaattaaaactCTACTTTGAAATTTTAGCATTTGTAGACAGTAGACTTACCAATCCAGTCAGTGATGACCGGAGAGAAGACGTGGACCCGCGGGGGTGGTGGCCGGGGGAGACGGAGTGTGGAGGTGGTGGAAGGGATAGGTCGTGGTGGCTGAGGTgcgaagaaagaagaaacaagCGGCGTGTTGGAACGACCAGACCGAGACGTGGTGGTGGACCTGGCGGTGGCTCCGCCAGGAGTCGTCTGGTGGTGGTGCGTGGTGGCCACTGGCTAGGCGACGGAGAAAGCACAGAAAAGTGAAGTGGTGCGCTTCGAAGTCGAGAAAGAGATGTGAAGTGGGAAAGTTCTAAGACTTTTAGACAGAGATTTTGTACAATGAAAAGGTcatattattttgtttcttggtcAATACTCAATACAATGGAAAGGACATtagacctaaaaaaaaaaaaaacctaatgaaaataatttaaaaactttgggttttaacgataaggacacactaaatggtaaagtgaatagtaccatgattgactttttagagtaaaatgtgatttttgattaaagtgaacaataccaggaactttttgttaaagttccctaaaaaaacCAAGAAGGATCAATTTCCTCCCAATCCACAAAGTCCGGGGATccgggccattgaaatttgatgcaATGGCTGATTCTATGGCTCAAATCCCCGAACTTGGTAGAATAGGAGGAATGGAtgcggagaggatccctttctaAAAATTTGTACTCAGTAATTATAAATCTATTATTTTATGAAGTTGTTGAAACATTGAAGAATAGACCCTTTTTAGTGTAACACCGTTAcaaattttattcaaaataaagagTTTAAGCGGGCAAAAAATTAAGGAAATTCTTAATTATTCAAAAATTTCAATGCTACACACTGTAATAAGTTCAGTACCCAATACGAACGACTTTTTGAAGATGAAAAAATCACATGTAGGCAGAGTACTTGCTGGCGCATTATAtccatctttttttctttctctttagcATCTTATGAAAACTCCATTCAAAGTACAAGGGacaacataaattacaaaatggAAAAGCCGACGGTTCTAGAAAATTATCTAAAAGCTGTTGGCCCGATGCTtgcaggtggtggtggtggtggtggaagaGGAGGTGCCGCCGTTACACTGCCAGCAACGTCCTCAGGGAGTAGTTTTTTACCCAACCATCACCATTCAAGGAGATAACTCGCACAATGAGACCGCTTGCCGGAGGTTTTGGACTGCTTGTGAAAGAATAAAACCCCAGTTAGGATTAACATCGGCTTCAAAGTTGATGACCAAACGAAAAAATGCAATTTATACGTGTGTATGTACACGTACTACACGAAAACACGACAAAAGTATCGTCAGAACTACATGATGGGCAAAAGAATCTGTGCATATATTTCTACTTCTCAAGCGGCTCCTTGTAAAGGTGATACCTTTTTCTCCACTGACATGCTAGCAACTTCTCGGCTGTTCTCGTTGCTCAATCCTTCGTTGAAATGTTCTCTGAGAAATTCCACAGCCATAAACGTAAGTGCTGAAGCTGGAATATACCATGTAATCCTGGGGATGCTGCCTCTGAACATCCCTTGTGCACCTTCGGCCCTCCATACGCTGCGAATTGCATCCAACCAACCTTTGTACCTAAGGTTCAATACAATATTAGATGGTAACTGGACAACCCTTTTACTCTCTCCGTCTAACTTCCATGCAACGAGTAAAACCATGGAAAATTTTTGAACATGAATATTGTGCggaacatatcacatataccagGTTGGATTAGGGAGGTAATTTCGAAATAATACCAATAAAAGTAACCACAAACAGAACTCATACCTCAAGGTTGATCCTTGTACTTGCAATCTTGTTTTGATCACATCCAAGGGAGTGGTAAGATATGCACTAATGCCTAAAAAAATCAATGCAAGATAAATTACTCTACGGAAAAACAATAATTATTGGACTTAATTACAGAATAATGAAAGATAAGCACGGTACATACCACCAGCCAATCCTCCTAGTGCAAGCCCCTTGACAGAACTATTAGTATGGAAATTTGGATCCCGCATGTATTTCTGCTTCCCAAACTCTGTCAAATCTTTCAAGccttcataaaacataaccTGCATAGCACACACGAAATCAATTTTTTGATACAAAATTATTTTACTGGAAATAAATTAGAACCAGGACTTCTTAAGGAAAAAAGCGACAGCAGAAACAATGGCAACTAATCATTTAGAGGCCCAAAGCATACCAATATGATTCACCATCGAAAGATAATGTCTGAATTTttaagacaaaataaaaaataaaccagGGTGGGGAATGCATGTTAAGAGTTGCGAccataaaggtcgtacccagtgcacaaggctcccgctttacgcagggtctgggagaggtgaatgtcggctagccttacccccatttatggagaggctgctcccaagtctcgaacccgagacctaccgctcatgagcgaaggcacttgccatcgcaccaagttgCGACCATACTTGAATAAATTTTGTTATTAGGAGTTGCAACTTGCGACCCCATTTTCCCAATATTAAGAAGCAACAGCCAAAAGTTAAGGGTGAGATGTACAAGCGATCTTCGCCCAACCTACCATTAGACCAGCAAAAGGCACATCCCTAGCAAGTGTAGACCAGTATCTgccaaatgaaagaaaaaaaataaatccacaATTAGGCAAGAATATTATGGCCATAATTCGTATGTGCATATGCATGCCTGACTTGTGCTTATCAGTGTTGTGCTTTGGGTGCATGCATGGATTGTGGACGAGAAAAAAGGGGAGGAGCAGGGAACACCACATGGAAAATATCACACCGTGAAAGATAAGAGGGATTGA of Malus sylvestris chromosome 6, drMalSylv7.2, whole genome shotgun sequence contains these proteins:
- the LOC126626522 gene encoding serine/threonine-protein phosphatase 7 long form homolog isoform X1; this encodes MDAEDSSGKRPTSSKRKRKTSTDGAQLDSQTTVWGDKILKGPFPGGPEDPRVLRSFPSHVAAAIWHNVEREPLRVFNHTCKLQAWKFDPSVSNCKFWRYIDSSGLRPLIDCSYRTSNKIVVSAFCERWQPETNTFHLPFGELTITLDDVSNILGIPVDGNSVSVCDDELDNSVLASQCHDLFVTALGVTDDEARAEMGRFSGSAVTLEWLRQRFHKVSDDESPEFIEHAARGYLLYLLGCTLFADKTGNRISLIYLHFLRDLNSVGGYAWGAAALAYLYRQLGLASRLGCRQISGYLTLLEAWIYEHFHKIATPHVNVHYLEDQPRVRRWTPRKDAGLSLQHLQAMRQRLDLMHDNEVVWDPYHGQRGHHSLPKMTFYTGLLKCVDIVEPYYVDRVLRQFSLVQTIPRMTYTPSRVQRSTDTKMYKVVHTYFDGIWQRREYHLLGPENLSREVIAPSDCDPGYHSWYRKITHPYVHHPDHRSAAIRPHDINDPHQRIARLLAIMEPISQSNLRCACKFYEAFEQVRSILQGSEAEIAATAAAAQAEPATPVPSASTTQNIADPAAPVSSASATQDVAEPAAAQDVAEPATPVPSTSATQDVAEPAAAQDVAGRVALPLVFGSSSSFVKNSESKDNPLSLPPPPETPIFWPPDGTLSLEWVRNLMSTFDWASRNLEPNQFPDVFPMEVFDSLVLCAFNILHKEANCIAVDQLGMESTVVVVGDIHGQLHDLLFLLNDAGFPSENRLYIFNGDYVDRGAWGIETFLILLAWKVFLPKSVYLLRGNHESKYCTSVYGFEKEVLTKYGGDKGKDVYQKCLECFKRLPLTSIIGKYVYTAHGGLFRSMVAYPKRSKGKKRRKISFVPELSSKLSLGTFEELKKAQRSVLNPPWMGSNLIPGDVLWSDPSMDPGLSLNEERGIGLLWGPDCTEEFLKKFQLKLIIRSHEGPDARDKRPGLGGMDNGFTIDHTVESGKLITLFSAPDYPQFQATEDRYRNKGAYIVLEPPNFDDPVIHSFEAITPRPQANPFYDFEEVADSDQELDFASPSMETSP
- the LOC126626522 gene encoding serine/threonine-protein phosphatase 7-like isoform X3, with protein sequence MNRQRSEAEIAATAAAAQAEPATPVPSASTTQNIADPAAPVSSASATQDVAEPAAAQDVAEPATPVPSTSATQDVAEPAAAQDVAGRVALPLVFGSSSSFVKNSESKDNPLSLPPPPETPIFWPPDGTLSLEWVRNLMSTFDWASRNLEPNQFPDVFPMEVFDSLVLCAFNILHKEANCIAVDQLGMESTVVVVGDIHGQLHDLLFLLNDAGFPSENRLYIFNGDYVDRGAWGIETFLILLAWKVFLPKSVYLLRGNHESKYCTSVYGFEKEVLTKYGGDKGKDVYQKCLECFKRLPLTSIIGKYVYTAHGGLFRSMVAYPKRSKGKKRRKISFVPELSSKLSLGTFEELKKAQRSVLNPPWMGSNLIPGDVLWSDPSMDPGLSLNEERGIGLLWGPDCTEEFLKKFQLKLIIRSHEGPDARDKRPGLGGMDNGFTIDHTVESGKLITLFSAPDYPQFQATEDRYRNKGAYIVLEPPNFDDPVIHSFEAITPRPQANPFYDFEEVADSDQELDFASPSMETSP
- the LOC126626522 gene encoding serine/threonine-protein phosphatase 7-like isoform X2, whose translation is MIELKWNCCFASVEYNGSEAEIAATAAAAQAEPATPVPSASTTQNIADPAAPVSSASATQDVAEPAAAQDVAEPATPVPSTSATQDVAEPAAAQDVAGRVALPLVFGSSSSFVKNSESKDNPLSLPPPPETPIFWPPDGTLSLEWVRNLMSTFDWASRNLEPNQFPDVFPMEVFDSLVLCAFNILHKEANCIAVDQLGMESTVVVVGDIHGQLHDLLFLLNDAGFPSENRLYIFNGDYVDRGAWGIETFLILLAWKVFLPKSVYLLRGNHESKYCTSVYGFEKEVLTKYGGDKGKDVYQKCLECFKRLPLTSIIGKYVYTAHGGLFRSMVAYPKRSKGKKRRKISFVPELSSKLSLGTFEELKKAQRSVLNPPWMGSNLIPGDVLWSDPSMDPGLSLNEERGIGLLWGPDCTEEFLKKFQLKLIIRSHEGPDARDKRPGLGGMDNGFTIDHTVESGKLITLFSAPDYPQFQATEDRYRNKGAYIVLEPPNFDDPVIHSFEAITPRPQANPFYDFEEVADSDQELDFASPSMETSP